Proteins from a genomic interval of Massilia sp. KIM:
- the astD gene encoding succinylglutamate-semialdehyde dehydrogenase — protein sequence MANLSNYINGEWLAGSGAELATIDPSTGRQTWTSKESTAQDVQRAAQAARDRFEAWALTPLEERIAICARFRDLLKEHGEELAAIIAEEVGKPLWEARTEVATMANKIDISVQSYHARTGESAAKVADGNAVLRHRPHGVFAVFGPYNFPGHLPNGHIVPALIAGNTVVFKPSEYAPRTAVKTVQLWQQAGLPAGVLNLVNGGRDTGVALGQNPLIDGVLFTGSSQTGAALHRQFGGQPGKMLALEMGGNNPLVVWDLKDTPKDIDAAVHHAVMSAFISAGQRCTCARRLIVQDGPQGQAFLDRLVEVASKLQVGPSNADPQPFMGPVVSSAVAARLVQAQADMAAKGGKILLQMRQPDPNAGFVSAGIVDTTDAQGIPDEEWFGPLLQVIRVKDFDAALRVANATEYGLAAALLSPSEALWKRFAVMARAGIVNWNRPTTGAASSAPFGGVGKSGNHRPSAYYAADYCAYPVASIETADLEMPAKLSPGLMF from the coding sequence ATGGCTAACCTCTCGAATTACATCAACGGCGAGTGGCTCGCCGGCAGCGGCGCGGAGCTCGCCACCATCGATCCCTCGACCGGCCGCCAGACCTGGACCAGCAAGGAATCCACGGCGCAGGACGTGCAGCGCGCCGCCCAGGCCGCCCGCGACCGATTCGAGGCATGGGCGCTGACCCCGCTGGAAGAGCGCATCGCCATCTGCGCGCGCTTTCGCGACCTGCTGAAGGAGCACGGCGAGGAGCTGGCCGCCATCATCGCCGAGGAAGTCGGCAAGCCGCTGTGGGAAGCGCGCACCGAGGTGGCGACCATGGCCAACAAGATCGACATCTCGGTCCAGTCCTACCACGCGCGCACTGGCGAGAGCGCCGCCAAGGTCGCCGACGGCAACGCCGTGCTGCGCCACCGCCCGCACGGCGTGTTCGCCGTGTTCGGCCCCTACAACTTCCCTGGCCACCTGCCCAACGGCCACATCGTGCCGGCCCTGATCGCCGGTAACACCGTGGTGTTCAAGCCCAGCGAATACGCGCCGCGCACCGCGGTCAAGACCGTGCAGCTGTGGCAGCAGGCCGGCCTGCCGGCCGGCGTGCTGAACCTGGTCAACGGCGGCCGCGACACCGGCGTGGCCCTGGGCCAGAACCCGCTGATCGACGGCGTGCTGTTCACCGGCAGCAGCCAGACCGGCGCCGCCCTGCACCGGCAGTTCGGCGGCCAGCCGGGCAAGATGCTGGCGCTGGAAATGGGCGGCAACAATCCCCTGGTGGTCTGGGACCTTAAGGACACGCCCAAGGACATCGACGCCGCGGTGCACCACGCCGTGATGTCGGCCTTCATCTCGGCCGGCCAGCGCTGCACCTGCGCGCGCCGCCTGATCGTCCAGGACGGCCCCCAGGGCCAGGCCTTCCTCGACCGCCTGGTCGAGGTGGCGTCCAAACTCCAGGTCGGCCCCTCGAACGCCGACCCGCAGCCCTTCATGGGCCCGGTGGTCTCGAGCGCCGTGGCCGCGCGCCTGGTCCAGGCCCAGGCCGACATGGCGGCCAAGGGCGGCAAGATCCTGCTGCAGATGCGCCAGCCCGACCCGAACGCCGGTTTCGTCAGCGCCGGCATCGTCGACACCACCGACGCCCAGGGCATCCCGGACGAAGAGTGGTTCGGCCCGCTGCTCCAGGTGATCCGCGTGAAGGACTTCGACGCCGCCCTGCGGGTGGCCAACGCCACCGAATACGGCCTGGCCGCGGCGCTGCTCTCGCCCTCCGAAGCGCTGTGGAAGCGCTTCGCCGTGATGGCGCGCGCCGGCATCGTCAACTGGAACCGGCCGACCACCGGCGCGGCCAGCTCGGCGCCCTTCGGCGGCGTGGGCAAGTCGGGCAACCATCGCCCGAGCGCCTATTACGCTGCCGATTACTGCGCCTATCCCGTGGCCTCGATCGAGACCGCCGACCTTGAAATGCCGGCCAAGCTGTCGCCCGGCCTGATGTTCTGA
- the astB gene encoding N-succinylarginine dihydrolase encodes MNAREYNFDGLVGPSHNYAGLSFGNVASFNNVRSASNPRQAALQGLAKMRELAARGYAQAVMPPQGRPNFRLLRRLGFSGTDADVLARAWREAPVILACAYSAAPMWTANAATVSPSADTLDGRVHFTAANLNNKLHRSEEYVQATRTLRAIFGNGDRFVVHDALPPVPAFGDEGAANHTRFAAGHGAAGVEFFVYGRVEFDPSAPAPKKYPARQTLEASQAIARLHGLDPARTVFASQNPDVIDQGVFHNDVIAVGNGNVLFYHEQAFADEAGTVDALRRALAGVEADLVPVRVAGSQVPVADAVASYLFNSQLLTRADGRMALVVPHECRENAAVSSYLNGMVGSGGPIEELVEFDLRQSMRNGGGPACLRLRVVLTEEEAAAMHGGVIMTETLYARLVAWVEKHYRDRIEPKDLADPQLAIECAAALEELTRILELPGLYDLS; translated from the coding sequence CTGAACGCACGCGAATACAACTTCGACGGCCTGGTGGGGCCGTCGCACAACTACGCCGGCCTGTCCTTCGGTAACGTGGCCTCCTTTAACAATGTGCGCAGCGCCTCGAATCCGCGCCAGGCCGCCCTCCAGGGCCTGGCCAAGATGCGCGAACTGGCCGCGCGTGGCTACGCGCAGGCGGTGATGCCGCCCCAGGGCCGGCCCAACTTCCGCCTGCTGCGCCGCCTGGGCTTCTCGGGCACCGACGCCGACGTGCTGGCGCGCGCCTGGCGCGAAGCGCCGGTGATCCTGGCCTGCGCCTACTCGGCCGCGCCGATGTGGACCGCCAACGCCGCCACTGTCAGCCCCTCGGCCGACACCCTGGACGGCCGCGTGCACTTCACCGCCGCCAACCTGAACAACAAGCTGCACCGCTCGGAAGAGTACGTGCAGGCGACGCGCACCCTGCGCGCCATCTTCGGCAACGGCGACCGCTTCGTGGTGCACGACGCGCTGCCGCCGGTGCCTGCCTTCGGCGACGAGGGCGCGGCCAACCACACCCGCTTCGCCGCCGGCCACGGCGCCGCCGGGGTCGAGTTCTTCGTCTACGGCCGCGTCGAGTTCGACCCGTCGGCCCCGGCGCCGAAGAAATACCCGGCGCGCCAGACCCTGGAAGCCTCGCAGGCCATCGCGCGCCTGCACGGCCTGGACCCGGCGCGCACCGTGTTCGCCTCGCAGAACCCGGACGTGATCGACCAGGGCGTGTTCCACAACGACGTGATCGCGGTCGGCAACGGCAACGTCCTGTTCTACCACGAGCAGGCCTTCGCCGATGAAGCCGGCACCGTGGACGCGCTGCGCCGCGCCCTGGCCGGGGTCGAGGCCGACCTGGTCCCGGTGCGCGTGGCGGGCAGCCAGGTGCCGGTCGCCGACGCCGTCGCCAGCTACCTGTTCAACAGCCAGCTCCTGACCCGCGCCGACGGCCGCATGGCCCTGGTGGTGCCGCACGAGTGCCGCGAGAACGCGGCGGTGTCGTCCTACCTGAACGGCATGGTCGGCAGTGGCGGCCCGATCGAGGAGCTGGTCGAGTTCGACCTGCGCCAGAGCATGCGCAATGGCGGCGGCCCGGCCTGCCTGCGCCTGCGCGTGGTGCTGACCGAGGAGGAAGCGGCCGCCATGCACGGCGGCGTGATCATGACCGAGACCCTGTACGCCCGGCTGGTGGCCTGGGTCGAGAAGCATTACCGCGACCGCATCGAGCCGAAGGACCTGGCCGACCCGCAGCTGGCGATCGAATGCGCGGCGGCGCTCGAAGAGCTGACCCGTATCCTCGAGCTGCCCGGCCTGTACGACCTGTCGTGA
- a CDS encoding NAD-glutamate dehydrogenase domain-containing protein, protein MKDMPQDLRNQTLALVNANPAAGGGSGQVSALIGAWLGSLDDEDLAGTAPESLAPVLWEGFTQLAQRQGPGCQIAKMRYSDGRGCMATALLILNDDMPYLVDSFVIALRKERQVAAGVMNAVVPVRRDAGGVVTAVGEAGAPLESIVLILMSDELDFGELDSLTARIRMVASDAATVHRDAVAMGDRMTAVAAAAAAAGTPEGQEAAAFLEWAKNEGFEPFGYAYYVVKPGARELERDIPSRIGVLKDTTHPVYGTCLANIPGDFETLSRRADTLSIVKADVEGTLHRDQPLDFIGVRDTDAQGKILGEHCFIGLFTRAATLTPLARLPFARGRVAKVLSIAGVRQEGFRAEKFVEILESLPRTEALEAEPEWLAQVCSAVVSLYKQPRPKVFARRDVYRRHLNVLVYLPRERYSAAVGSALAQALQDSSGAREVRVQPLVADGPLARVYLIAHAARYPLDLETDIQQPLLSVLDGWHDRFSLLTNGVEDGAERSALRKLGATLPVSFVTATSPETAFRDLQAVLRNGQPNHVTVRIETGGGNGEDASIRLYSGETVPSLSRILPALQNAGIAVDREQTWTIKTADGVRHNVTALAVDDESGAKLIKPGIVSVAEELFTALFNNEAEDGRMNGLTIEGGLSLREVQLVRAYISYWRQLGSKFSVRYMAETLRTQPALVKDFVTGFLLRFDPSLGESERAAGTAKLASLKAGLSSVNHADTEEIMAALVDLALATVRTNYFQNDGEKMIFKVDTSNLALAPEPRPYREIYVFSRRFEGVHLRGGPVARGGLRWSDRMEDYRTEVLGLVKAQMVKNAVIVPAGSKGGFVCKQMPKDAAREVVAAEGEAVYRLFIASLLEVTDNRVRGAVVPPEATVRYDQDDPYLVVAADKGTATFSDIANSIAVKRGFWLGDAFASGGSNGYDHKKMGITAKGAFEAVKRHFYELGHDLNTTPITVVGVGDMSGDVFGNGVLLSRQLKLVAAFDHRHIFLDPTPDVEVSFKERQRMFALPRSSWEDYDKSLISQGGGVFPRSARSIELSPQVRAALDIEETVLAPEELMHRILKAPVDLFYNGGIGTYIKSSNETHAQVKDRANDRIRVNGNELRCKVVAEGGNLGATQAGRIEFALAGGRIFTDAIDNSAGVDCSDHEVNIKIWLDTEVNMGKLGEADRNRILNEMTGAVEDLVLRDNTLQTHLLTREAQAQANASVVDGYTALIANLESEGAVSRELEQLPSDAELARRKSLGLGLTAPELAVVIANVKNRFKRTLSALDLTSESWAQSLLRPYFPAQLVATRDPLDHPLANAILATVLANEAVNRCGPLMLRDLAAEHRVDETEVVKAWARAWSALHLAPVFDALDADALKVPREVSMAVDSRTRGLLRAVIEGVLSLPQGADGMAELSTLFGQADQLRSLTPARSEADGHTGLPASFTGAWKAVETIESLATFLFAAVSVQRPSGMTLAQFLQVGMTLRQRAGIDTLERGLKLPAQGKSQEQLRNYAMQSLRRAQQRLLMQVIERSAQAGDPLAAVDEVVRARGLSGFEQPVDLEQAMLDVWSLSEGASPERLAA, encoded by the coding sequence ATGAAAGACATGCCTCAAGATCTGCGCAACCAGACGCTCGCGCTGGTCAACGCAAACCCCGCCGCCGGCGGCGGTTCCGGACAAGTGAGCGCCCTGATCGGCGCCTGGCTCGGATCGCTCGACGACGAAGACCTCGCCGGCACCGCGCCGGAAAGCCTGGCCCCGGTGCTGTGGGAAGGCTTCACGCAACTGGCCCAGCGCCAGGGTCCGGGCTGCCAGATCGCGAAGATGCGCTATTCGGACGGCCGCGGCTGCATGGCGACCGCCCTGCTGATCCTGAATGACGACATGCCCTACCTGGTCGATTCCTTCGTGATCGCCCTGCGCAAGGAGCGCCAGGTCGCCGCCGGCGTGATGAACGCCGTGGTGCCGGTGCGCCGCGACGCCGGCGGCGTCGTCACCGCCGTCGGCGAAGCCGGCGCGCCGCTGGAATCGATCGTGCTGATCCTGATGAGCGACGAGCTCGATTTCGGCGAACTCGACTCCCTGACCGCGCGCATCCGCATGGTCGCCAGCGACGCCGCCACCGTGCATCGCGACGCCGTCGCCATGGGCGACCGCATGACCGCCGTGGCCGCGGCCGCCGCCGCCGCCGGCACCCCGGAAGGCCAGGAAGCGGCCGCCTTCCTCGAATGGGCCAAGAACGAAGGCTTCGAGCCCTTCGGCTACGCCTACTACGTGGTCAAGCCGGGCGCGCGTGAACTCGAGCGCGACATCCCGAGCCGCATCGGCGTGCTGAAGGACACCACCCACCCGGTCTACGGCACCTGCCTGGCCAACATCCCGGGCGACTTCGAGACCCTGTCGCGCCGCGCCGACACCCTGTCGATCGTCAAGGCCGACGTCGAAGGCACCCTGCACCGCGACCAGCCGCTCGACTTCATCGGCGTGCGCGACACCGACGCCCAGGGCAAGATCCTGGGCGAGCACTGCTTCATCGGCCTGTTCACCCGCGCCGCCACCCTGACCCCGCTGGCGCGCCTGCCCTTCGCGCGCGGCCGCGTGGCCAAGGTGCTGTCGATCGCCGGCGTGCGCCAGGAAGGCTTCCGCGCCGAGAAGTTCGTCGAGATCCTCGAATCGCTGCCGCGCACCGAAGCCCTGGAAGCCGAGCCGGAATGGCTGGCCCAGGTGTGCAGCGCGGTGGTCTCGCTGTACAAGCAGCCGCGCCCGAAAGTGTTCGCGCGCCGCGACGTCTACCGCCGCCACCTGAACGTGCTGGTCTACCTGCCGCGCGAGCGCTACAGCGCCGCGGTCGGCTCCGCCCTGGCCCAGGCCCTGCAGGACAGCTCGGGCGCGCGTGAAGTGCGCGTGCAGCCGCTGGTGGCCGACGGCCCGCTGGCCCGCGTCTACCTGATCGCCCACGCCGCGCGCTACCCGCTCGACCTGGAAACCGACATCCAGCAACCGCTGCTGTCGGTGCTGGACGGCTGGCACGACCGCTTCTCGCTGCTGACCAATGGCGTCGAGGACGGCGCCGAGCGCAGCGCCCTGCGCAAGCTGGGCGCGACCCTGCCGGTCAGCTTCGTCACCGCCACCTCGCCGGAAACCGCCTTCCGCGACCTCCAGGCCGTGCTCAGGAACGGCCAGCCGAACCACGTCACCGTGCGCATCGAGACCGGCGGCGGCAACGGCGAGGACGCCTCGATCCGCCTGTATTCGGGCGAGACCGTGCCTTCGCTGTCGCGCATCCTGCCGGCCTTGCAGAACGCCGGCATCGCGGTCGACCGCGAACAGACCTGGACCATCAAGACCGCCGACGGCGTGCGCCACAACGTGACCGCGCTGGCCGTGGACGACGAGAGCGGCGCCAAGCTGATCAAGCCGGGCATCGTGAGCGTGGCCGAAGAGCTGTTCACCGCGCTGTTCAACAACGAAGCCGAAGACGGCCGCATGAACGGCCTGACCATCGAAGGCGGCCTGTCGCTGCGTGAGGTGCAGCTGGTGCGCGCCTACATCAGCTACTGGCGCCAGCTGGGCTCGAAGTTCTCGGTGCGCTACATGGCCGAGACCCTGCGCACCCAGCCGGCCCTGGTGAAGGATTTCGTGACCGGCTTCCTGCTGCGCTTCGACCCGAGCCTGGGCGAATCCGAGCGCGCCGCCGGCACCGCCAAGCTGGCCTCCCTGAAGGCCGGCCTGTCGAGCGTGAACCACGCCGACACCGAGGAAATCATGGCGGCCCTGGTCGACCTGGCCCTGGCCACCGTGCGCACCAACTACTTCCAGAACGACGGCGAAAAGATGATTTTCAAGGTCGACACCAGCAACCTGGCGCTGGCTCCGGAACCGCGTCCCTACCGCGAGATCTACGTGTTCTCGCGCCGCTTCGAGGGCGTGCACCTGCGCGGCGGCCCGGTGGCGCGCGGCGGCCTGCGCTGGTCGGACCGCATGGAAGACTACCGCACCGAGGTGCTGGGCCTGGTGAAGGCGCAGATGGTCAAGAATGCGGTCATCGTGCCGGCCGGCTCCAAGGGCGGCTTCGTGTGCAAGCAGATGCCGAAGGACGCCGCGCGTGAAGTGGTGGCGGCCGAGGGCGAAGCAGTCTACCGCCTGTTCATCGCCAGCCTGCTGGAAGTGACCGACAACCGCGTGCGCGGCGCCGTCGTGCCGCCGGAAGCGACCGTGCGCTACGACCAGGACGACCCCTACCTGGTGGTGGCGGCCGACAAGGGCACCGCGACCTTCTCCGACATCGCCAACAGCATCGCCGTCAAGCGCGGCTTCTGGCTGGGCGACGCCTTCGCCTCGGGCGGCTCGAACGGCTACGACCACAAGAAGATGGGCATCACCGCCAAGGGCGCCTTCGAGGCGGTCAAGCGCCACTTCTACGAACTGGGCCACGACCTGAACACCACCCCGATCACCGTGGTCGGCGTGGGCGACATGTCGGGCGACGTGTTCGGCAACGGCGTGCTGCTGTCGCGCCAGCTCAAGCTGGTGGCGGCCTTCGACCACCGCCACATCTTCCTCGACCCGACCCCGGACGTCGAAGTCTCGTTCAAGGAGCGCCAGCGCATGTTCGCCCTGCCGCGTTCGTCCTGGGAAGACTACGACAAGAGCCTGATCTCGCAGGGCGGCGGCGTGTTCCCGCGTTCCGCCCGCTCGATCGAGCTGAGCCCGCAGGTGCGCGCCGCCCTCGACATCGAAGAAACCGTGCTCGCGCCGGAAGAGCTGATGCACCGCATCCTGAAGGCGCCGGTCGACCTGTTCTACAACGGCGGCATCGGCACCTACATCAAGTCCTCGAACGAGACCCACGCCCAGGTGAAGGACCGCGCCAACGACCGCATCCGCGTCAACGGCAACGAACTGCGCTGCAAGGTGGTGGCCGAAGGCGGCAACCTGGGCGCGACCCAGGCCGGCCGCATCGAGTTCGCGCTGGCGGGCGGCCGCATCTTCACCGATGCGATCGACAACTCGGCCGGCGTGGACTGCTCGGACCACGAGGTCAACATCAAGATCTGGCTGGACACCGAAGTCAACATGGGCAAGCTGGGCGAAGCCGACCGTAACCGCATCCTGAACGAGATGACCGGCGCGGTGGAAGACCTGGTCCTGCGCGACAACACCCTGCAGACCCACCTGCTGACCCGCGAGGCCCAGGCCCAGGCCAACGCCTCGGTGGTCGACGGCTACACCGCCCTGATCGCCAACCTGGAATCGGAAGGCGCGGTCTCGCGCGAGCTGGAACAGCTGCCGAGCGACGCCGAGCTGGCGCGCCGCAAGTCGCTGGGCCTGGGCCTGACCGCTCCGGAACTGGCGGTAGTGATCGCCAACGTCAAGAACCGCTTCAAGCGCACCCTGTCGGCGCTCGACCTGACCTCGGAATCCTGGGCCCAGTCGCTGCTGCGTCCTTACTTCCCGGCGCAGCTGGTCGCCACCCGCGACCCGCTCGACCACCCGCTGGCCAACGCCATCCTGGCCACCGTGCTGGCCAATGAGGCGGTCAACCGCTGCGGTCCGCTGATGCTGCGCGACCTGGCGGCCGAGCACCGCGTGGACGAGACCGAAGTGGTCAAGGCCTGGGCCCGCGCCTGGTCGGCGCTGCACCTGGCGCCGGTCTTCGACGCCCTCGACGCCGACGCCCTGAAGGTGCCGCGCGAGGTCTCGATGGCGGTCGACAGCCGCACCCGCGGCCTGCTGCGCGCGGTGATCGAAGGCGTGCTCTCGCTGCCGCAAGGCGCGGACGGCATGGCCGAGCTGTCGACCCTGTTCGGCCAGGCCGACCAGCTGCGCAGCCTGACCCCGGCCCGTTCCGAAGCCGATGGCCACACCGGCCTGCCGGCTTCCTTCACCGGCGCCTGGAAGGCGGTCGAGACCATCGAGTCGCTGGCCACCTTCCTGTTCGCGGCGGTGTCGGTCCAGCGTCCGAGCGGCATGACCCTGGCCCAGTTCCTGCAGGTCGGCATGACCCTGCGCCAGCGCGCCGGCATCGATACGCTCGAGCGCGGCCTGAAGCTGCCGGCCCAGGGCAAGTCGCAGGAACAGCTGCGCAACTACGCGATGCAGTCGCTGCGCCGCGCCCAGCAGCGCCTCCTGATGCAGGTGATCGAGCGCTCGGCCCAGGCAGGCGATCCGCTGGCGGCCGTGGACGAAGTGGTGCGTGCGCGCGGCCTGAGCGGCTTCGAGCAGCCGGTCGACCTCGAGCAGGCCATGCTGGACGTCTGGTCGCTGTCGGAAGGCGCCAGCCCCGAGCGCCTGGCGGCGTAA
- a CDS encoding succinylglutamate desuccinylase, translated as MSAAPAAPLPEAVRALAEGDFGTVAQRFAQAGFEVALPAPGIFTVRSAARDAARPSVLVSVGVHGDETGPIEMTAHVVEALSREPQALAVDLMLCVGNIDAIAAGKRFIDADLNRMFRAERGALAASFEAGRADVIIAATRAFFEGAGPQRWHLDLHTAIRPSHYPMFAIVPELIAQQPRERLIGWLGEAGIQAVIMNPKSAGTYSYYSCEHHGAAGSTVELGRVGTLGQNDLSQFAAASRALTRLLRGEPDPAQQPRPLVFRQVQEVLKLSEDFRMHVGRETWNFTPLKKGELIAQDGATVYTVQHEEELVVFPNPDVRVGLRAGLMVVQVD; from the coding sequence ATGAGCGCCGCTCCCGCTGCGCCCCTGCCCGAGGCGGTGCGCGCCCTGGCCGAAGGCGACTTCGGCACGGTCGCGCAGCGCTTCGCGCAGGCGGGATTCGAGGTCGCCCTGCCGGCGCCCGGCATCTTCACGGTGAGGAGCGCCGCACGCGATGCGGCGCGCCCGAGCGTGCTGGTGTCGGTCGGCGTGCACGGCGACGAGACCGGGCCGATCGAAATGACGGCCCACGTGGTCGAGGCCTTGTCGCGCGAGCCGCAAGCGCTGGCGGTGGACCTGATGCTGTGCGTCGGGAACATCGATGCGATCGCGGCCGGCAAGCGTTTCATCGACGCCGACCTGAACCGCATGTTCCGCGCCGAGCGCGGCGCGCTGGCCGCCAGCTTCGAGGCCGGCCGTGCCGACGTGATCATCGCGGCCACCCGCGCCTTCTTCGAGGGCGCGGGTCCGCAGCGCTGGCACCTGGACCTGCACACGGCGATCAGGCCCTCGCACTATCCGATGTTCGCGATCGTGCCTGAGCTGATCGCGCAGCAGCCGCGCGAGCGGCTGATTGGCTGGCTGGGGGAGGCGGGCATCCAGGCCGTGATCATGAACCCGAAGTCGGCCGGCACCTACAGCTACTACAGTTGCGAGCACCATGGCGCGGCCGGCAGCACGGTCGAGCTGGGGAGGGTGGGGACGCTGGGGCAGAACGACCTGTCGCAGTTCGCCGCCGCATCCCGGGCGCTGACGCGCCTGCTGCGCGGCGAGCCCGACCCCGCGCAGCAGCCGCGGCCGCTGGTGTTCAGGCAGGTGCAGGAAGTGCTCAAGCTGTCCGAGGACTTCCGCATGCACGTCGGGCGCGAAACCTGGAACTTCACGCCGCTCAAGAAGGGCGAGCTGATCGCCCAGGACGGCGCAACGGTTTACACCGTCCAGCACGAGGAAGAGCTGGTGGTGTTTCCCAATCCCGACGTCCGGGTTGGCTTGCGTGCGGGCCTGATGGTCGTCCAGGTGGATTGA